Genomic DNA from Chloroherpetonaceae bacterium:
CACCATCAAGAACGAGCGCTTGAAGTTTGAGCGCTTGGAGCCGTATTCGGGCAAGTTCATTCACGCCGAAGGGGAGTATGTGGAACAAGGCAAGACGAAGCGCGTCGCCGTGTGCATTGGTCCAGAGTTTGGGACGGTCTCGGCGGAGTTGGTGCGCGAGGCGGCAAAAGAAGCGGTAAAGCATTTTGACCTGTTGGTAGTGTGTGGGTTTGCCTTTGAGCCGCAGGTGGGCGAAGAGACGAAAGCGCTGGGTCGGCTAATGGTCTTGAAAGCCAAGATGAGTCCAGAGTTGCAGATTGGCGAAGGCTTGCTGAAAAAGACGGGGTCGGGGAATTTGTTTGTGGTCTTTGGCGAACCTGACATTGAGTTGAGGCGGTTAGCCGATGGCAAGTTAGAAGTCGAGGTGCGCGGCGTCGATATCTACGACCCCACGACGGGCGAAGTGCGCAGCAGCACGACCGATGAAATTGCCTGTTGGTTTGTGGATACCAACTAC
This window encodes:
- a CDS encoding site-specific DNA-methyltransferase produces the protein TIKNERLKFERLEPYSGKFIHAEGEYVEQGKTKRVAVCIGPEFGTVSAELVREAAKEAVKHFDLLVVCGFAFEPQVGEETKALGRLMVLKAKMSPELQIGEGLLKKTGSGNLFVVFGEPDIELRRLADGKLEVEVRGVDIYDPTTGEVRSSTTDEIACWFVDTNYNGESFFVRQAYFTGAGNPYERLKRALKAEISEEKWAQLYRTVSMPFEKPKTGKIAVKVINHYGDEVVKVYDTHQI